The segment TTCTGTCTTCTCATTTGTCACTTCCTTCTTCTAGGGTTTCTGCCAGTGAGGTTAGAGGTCTCAGACAAAGATCAGGAGAATACAGAAAACTCCATAGTTACCGTCAGTGTGATTAAACAGACTCCATTACAGCCTACGATTAGCGTGGTTCATATCCAAGGAGAACTCTACCAGCTCTCCTTCGAAGGGTCTTTCAACTACAATGTGAGATCACTGTTAAAATCAGTTACCTGCACCATATATTTGCTGATTGTAATATCTTGTATCTGTATGTTTTTAGAAAGCAAAGAAGTACAAAATTATTGTACAAGCAACAGACCATGGAAATCCGCCCCTTTCCTCCAGTGCTGTTGTTACTCTAAACATTGAAGACACAAACAGTCTGCCAACAGTCGAGCTGACTGTATGCAGTTTATTAAGGAGACTCACGAGTGGTGTAACCAACCTAATTAAACATGTAAGTACCATTAACGGCACCTTGGGTTGTACCCAAGGAACACACAGGTGATCCAATAAATGTTATACAGTATAGAAAGGCACTCTGGTTTGTTACAAAGGGAGGCAGGACACAAGGTTTCCAATTCAGCAAATATAATTTATTGTAAACAATTTCCAGAAAGAAATAGACAGAAGGAAAGGCTAAAAACGTACAGCTAAAGGAATAGTTAGAGCTTCCTGGCCAAGGATAGGAGGGTGAAATTGGGGGCATTGGAGTCCAAATActaaaaaaatggacaaaagaAATACACCACACACGTACGTGCCACACACTCCAAAGCAATGTGTAAAACCTCAAGCCCAGGTCACACAGCACACCAAGGgaacaacaccaccaccatcgTTGGCCACCAACCCTAATAAAAGCATTGGGACATAGCCCCCACCAGCAGGTATCATCAAACGACAATgaagaataataaagaaaagacaagttaaacaaaaagaacaaacaaaaccagTAAATACCTCCACTAGCAGGTATACGCAAAtacaatgacaataataaaaaataaagaaaggaaAATTAAAAAGACATAATAAACAAAACCAGTAAACCCACAAAATATACAACAACCTACGTTAGAAGACCCCCTGTAATTTAAAAAGTTGCTTTTTAGAGTGATGTATGGTCAAAGTCAAAGGAGAACAAAATAAGAGTTAAAATACTTCTAATATTGTAACAACTGACTCTGTGGCCTAAGAATGAAGTTGTTGTCTGTATTGACATTTTTGAAAACTTTAAGTTAAAATTATCAGGTGTGAAAGATATGTTCTCAGTTTATAATTTATtcgaataaaaaaaaaaagcccatttatttaaattttttgaTTCTATACCTCTGtctactttgttttgtttaggttTCAGTGCCGGCCCTCTCAGAGTCTCATGTTAGCGAACAGAAGACACGTTTCAAACGGgtaaatatttcatattttaaacttttttcttttttttttttggaaagaatgattttatatattttgtcatACCAGGATCTCTTGAAGCGTTCAAAAAGACGATGGGTCTTGTCTACAATCAGTCTAGAGGAGGAATGGAAAGTGAAATACCCAAGAGAACTTACACgggtgaaaaaatcattttgtaaacaataaaacaaccaATCAATAAGACATGCAAAGCCTAACAACTGGACTCTGTTGTTTTAGATGTTTAATGACCAGACTGAGGGGAAAAACGTCAGGTTCCAAATAAGTGGAGATGGCGTGGAAGACGGAGTGTTCACCATCGATGAAACGAGTGGAGTCGTCTTTGCACATAAGCCTGTCGACAGAGAGACAACACAAATGTTCCACGTAAGCCACTAAAGAAATATATCACTCTGATAATAGATTAGATCAATATTGATGCAAAGTGAAATCCATGAGTGCTGTTTCTCCTTTACAGATCAGCTTTGATGTCTTTGACAAAGACACAGGAAAGGAAATAGACAAGAAACTGTCTTTTGATGTTGATGTAAAGGACATAAATGACAATGCACCCACATTTTCACAGAAACAATACAGTGCCACTGTGGAGGAAAATACAGTAGAGGGTTAGTATACAGTTTGATTCatagtgtgtgcatatgtgcagCAATCAAATTGAAATGAATGTCTCTTCCTTCTTATAGGGTTTCTGCCAGTGAGTTTAGAGGTCTCAGACAAAGATAAGGAGGGGACAGAAAACTCCACATTTACCGTCAGTGTGATTAAACAGACTCCATTACATCCTAAGATTATGGTGAAACAGATCCAAGACCAAGTATTGTACCAGCTCTCCTTCGAAGGGTGTTTCGACTATGATGTGAGATCACTGTTTATATCAGTTACCTGCAGCACCTGCTTACATTTGCTGATTGTAATATcttgtatttatgtttttagaAAGCAAAGAAGTACGAAATTATTGTTCAAGCAACAGACCATGGAAAGCCGCCCCTTTCCTCCAGTGCTGTTGTTACTCTAAACattgaagacacaaacacacatctaccAACATTCAAGCAGATGCATGTATGGAgttttttattgtatatattaAAGTTGCTTTTCAGAGTGATGTATGGTGTTGAATATGAAACTATTTTTACTTCATACTTAGTATGAAGCTCATGCACAAGAACTGACCCTCGTCAAAGAAGTTTTGAGAATCGGAGTAGAGGACAAGGACAAGCCTAATACTGATGCCTGGCGTGCCAAGTTCTTCTTCATTAAAGGGAATGATGAAGGAATCTACAATATTGAAACAGACCCAAAAACCAATGAGGGTATTCTGAGTGTTGTCAAGGTAACACATGCACTTCGTTAGAAACATCAAGTGATCTTTTTATTTAAACTCAGCTttatacacacaggcacaaagagATAATCCCATTTGTAAAGACCTGATTTCATAGATGATGACAGGTGCCATTTCAGATCCTGAGCTGCCACCACAGCATTCATACACAGCAGTTACAGCTGTCGTGACCTGaacttgcttttttttcttctagacAAAAAATTATGACCGGACAACTTTAAACAACTTGGAGATCGGAGTGAAGAACATTCAAGATCTCTTTGTTTGTGAAAATTTCAAAGCTGTGGCCAGAAACAGTCAACCACATCCAAGCTCAATCAATATCACCATGAAAATGATTGATTCCAATGACCCACCAGAGTTCAGGCCTGCCACAACTACTGTGTACaacaaggaagaggaagaaccAGGGAAGGTGCTGTTCACACCAACAGTATATGACACCGACTCTGACAACTTCAGGTAGCGTCTCTACACATTCTATGTCTGTTGAGCTtaatgtatatgtgtgtctgtgtgattcgTCTGTCTTCTGTtacataataaatacacaattaTTAAAATTCAAACCTGTGGCCAGGTTTGTTCTGGTGGAAGATCCAGCTCACTGGGTGGCCATTGATAATAAAACAGGCGCAATCACAACAACTAAAAATATGGACAGAGAGTCACCCTATGTTGATGCTGATGGTAACTACAAAATCGTTATCATTGGTATAGATGATGGTAAGAAGAACTCACCCTGTGTATTTTAATCATGACTAGGTGGATAGTTAACTGCTTTGACTTATGAAGTGATGTTTTGTGGTGCTTTCCAAGGTGATCCCGCAGCCACAGGTACATGCACTGTCTTCGTCAACCTGAGGGATATCAATGACAATAAACCTACGCTCGTCAACACCAGCCTCATTATGTGTGGAAACAAGGTCAACAAGGTCGTAGTGCCTGTCAGGGATGCAGATGCCACTCCTTACAGTGGGCCCTTTGTCTTCTCCCTAGGAGATGATGAATCTGTGAGAAAACGTTGGAAACTGGATCCTTCTTTTGGTTCGTACATACAACATTTCCAGATCATCTAAAAACCACTTCAGTCTAAAAGCTACTACACGCCTCTCTTTACCTTCTACACCAGGTCAGGAAGGTAGTCTTGTTAGCCTGATGCATCTTCCATATGGGAACTACTCAGTGCCGCTTGTGATGCAGGATCAGCAGAACAACGTGGGGAAGGAAACTCTAATAGTGatcgtgtgtgactgtgaagaCAGTCACAGTTGTCGCAGCAAAAAGCCGCTTTCATTCAATCTTGGAGTAGCTGCCATTGGTCTGATCGTTGCTGGATTGCTTTTATTTTTGCGTAAGTATGGTATTCAAAGTGCACATGTACatcataaaaaatatgtttttaaactaTGAAACAGCTTGTTGTGCTTTCCAATGATGGTTTTATTATTTTCCAGGAAAAAACAATGCCTATATCATTATTAAGAATAGCATATAACTGATGTACAGTGCAAGATACCTAAAGCGCTTAAAACAGTTTGTGTTGACATGTTCTGTGTCTGCAGTACTGCTGATGCTGTTTATCTGTGACTGTGGAGACAAGCAGTTTAAGTACTTGGAACCGGATGAGGGCAACCAAACGCTGATCATTTACAACCAAGAAGGAGGCGGAGCTGCATGCAAGGTGGGTCAACTGTGTTGCAAATTAGATTATATGGACAAATATCCATATAATATAGATATCTAGATTTTGGCCCTTATACAAGCAAACATATGTCAATCAAAAGTGTACTCTCCAgtggagctctctctctctctctctgtatatatatatatatatatatatatatatatatatatacatgtaaaaTAAATCTATGCACATAATCTAAACTATATATAGGAGCCAAATGTTGCTCAGTGTTATTGATTTGGTTTGTGGAACGGCTAAAAGCATCTATTTTAACCAAAGCCATGTTCTTTCCCCTAAATCAGACGCCAAACATACAGtaactgaaaatgaaagtgaaataGTTCGCACAAAAGTTTATTCTGTCTTCTATCCCACCACTCTCCactttgtgctgcttttttatatgttttacatGTATAAACTGTGTGCTGTTTTGGTTGTAATTTGCAGTTTACAGGCCTTCTAGTTAACCTCAGTCTAATATTAATACATCAAAGCATTGGTCTGACCTTAAATTTGAATATAATAGCCTACGTGTCATACACACCCTTTCccttgaatgtgtgtgttttaaattaacATGTCATCATTTACGAGTCAGTCCTTTGGATAAATGTTTCCTAGGAAACATTTCTACATGCCATGCAACAACATGTACACCATCACAtcaaacaggctgtgtgaatgcAGTCATTAGTAATTCTCAGTAATACAGGAGGATCTATTGTCATCGAcaacagaagctcatttttacCCATGATGTTACTATCAGAGGTTCAGTAAGCTGCATCTGAAACTAATCGGTCATTCACAAAAATTAAATACCCACAACTTAATTCCACTACAAACTGCTGTTTAAAggttatttacacattttattcagTATTATATGcaaattattgtgtttttgtacaaCAAGCTGCTCCGATCTGCAGATTTCCCCCTGATGAGATTAAAAAAGTTCTTCTTGTTGtaaagttttcttttcttttctatcaACTATTTTCTTCTGTCTTCCCGGTCAGGCTGAGCCCGCTCTGCTACTGTCACCTTCGAATGGAATAACTGTGACAGATGGTATAAAGATGGGCAACGTGCAGGTAtatttctcttattcctctttGTGGATtgcatgtgtcagtgtgagaGAAAACTGCCATAGTGTGCACTAAAGTGAAAGTTTAAAAGTCTTCCAGCAGTGAcacataaaaatatgaaaaaaatcagttcCTGCATAATTCAGTTGTTGCTttcgtttgtgtgtgttgatgacagATATGTCTGTGTGGGGGGGAAGTTATGAtgattattgtgtgtgtgtataaataattATAGGGTTTGCACATGATTGTGTAACAAGCGGCTCGCAGGTTGCATGTTAACGTGATATAACAGGGCAATACTACTATCTAACTATTTGAACTGCTGACATTTAGAGCTTGCTGTTATAATCTTATTTATATAAGACACAAGTGGTGTCAGTTAAAAATTGTATATGTCAACTTTCATGTCACACCCTACTCTGCTGTTGTTGGTATGTAGGTGTGTAAAGTGCCTGAAGTAGTTAGGATTAAAAGGCAGTGTGTGTATACGAATACaaaaagttggacatttttacaCTAATGTGTCcatatttacaatatttaaatttttttaagttttatgaTCTTGAGGATATAtagatattgttttttttttttttttttagatatctGAGATGTCACCAGTAATGATGCAGAAGATCGAGAACTACAACAGCTCAGATTACCACATGGTGAGCAGCTGGTCTTTACAtattttccttgtgtgtgttaaaaaaatactgtaataGTAATAATGTCACAATGAAGAAATACGTTTTCAGATTTAAACATCATGTAAATCTGAACAAGGGGCTTGTTAACGATGAAATAAAATCCTGATTTAGCctcatttctctctttttttccaacaTGCAGCCACGGGAATTTCACAATCAAAGAGACACATTAAGAAGCTATGAGGGGCAGAATATCGTGAGTGACTGTACAAACAAAGTCCTGACAATGATGTTACGACATGCTCTGAATTACTCTAGTCGGCACACCACCTATTATTTTCCAAAAGAGGGTGTTAGAacctgcattttaaaaaaaaggataaatGTGTGTTGAATCTGCACAAAACTGAGAGATGGTGCTGGAATCTGTATTTGGCATACAGTCTgtggatttattttttcagtttggCACTGTTTCAACACGGTTTCaacaattaaaaatgaatgataaccTGGAGCAGTGCAATTTAAATtttatcttaaaaacacacGACCAAGCATAGCTTTCACATATTATGTAATGGCTCCTGATGCAGGTCCTCTAACTTTTAATAACATTTGAAGTATTAAATATAATCCAGAAGACTAAATTTTCAAAAATTGAATGCTTTTGTTTTCCTTACATTCAGTATTCTTCATGGGGTTCAAACAGGATGAGCAGCTGGGTAAGTAGTGCTCATCACAGATTAAATATTGTTTAACAGGTAAAATAAGGCACTACATTGAGCTCTCACAATATTCTTTTGTAGCAGCGGGGTGGCTCATCAAGATTCCAGCACACTTTGAGCCTGCGGTCAGACGTACGCATAGCAGAACAAATCGACCGGGTAAGAGGGCTTAATCATGCATCACACAGAGCTGACCACCAGGCATGCTTTGTGCAGGCCTTATTGATTATCAAATGCACCAACACAGCAATAAACGCTGGAGAGACCACAACTGTGTCATAACAAATAGGATAAAGCAAAAAtttctaaatatatattttgtcttCATGCTTAAATCATATTTTTAATCCCACAGAAA is part of the Parambassis ranga chromosome 7, fParRan2.1, whole genome shotgun sequence genome and harbors:
- the cdh26.1 gene encoding cadherin-like protein 26 isoform X2; amino-acid sequence: MRIIFLILLVALVALSESDVSEQKRRFERDLLKRSKRRWVLSAINLEEEWKVKYPVGILRVFNDQTKGKNVRFQISGDGVEDGVFTIDETSGVVFAHKPVDRETKQTFHFSFDVFDKDTGKEIDKKLSIDMDVKDINDNAPTFSQKQYSATVEENTVGFLPVRLEVSDKDQENTENSIVTVSVIKQTPLQPTISVVHIQGELYQLSFEGSFNYNKAKKYKIIVQATDHGNPPLSSSAVVTLNIEDTNSLPTVELTVCSLLRRLTSGVTNLIKHVSVPALSESHVSEQKTRFKRDLLKRSKRRWVLSTISLEEEWKVKYPRELTRMFNDQTEGKNVRFQISGDGVEDGVFTIDETSGVVFAHKPVDRETTQMFHISFDVFDKDTGKEIDKKLSFDVDVKDINDNAPTFSQKQYSATVEENTVEGFLPVSLEVSDKDKEGTENSTFTVSVIKQTPLHPKIMVKQIQDQVLYQLSFEGCFDYDKAKKYEIIVQATDHGKPPLSSSAVVTLNIEDTNTHLPTFKQMHYEAHAQELTLVKEVLRIGVEDKDKPNTDAWRAKFFFIKGNDEGIYNIETDPKTNEGILSVVKTKNYDRTTLNNLEIGVKNIQDLFVCENFKAVARNSQPHPSSINITMKMIDSNDPPEFRPATTTVYNKEEEEPGKVLFTPTVYDTDSDNFRFVLVEDPAHWVAIDNKTGAITTTKNMDRESPYVDADGNYKIVIIGIDDGDPAATGTCTVFVNLRDINDNKPTLVNTSLIMCGNKVNKVVVPVRDADATPYSGPFVFSLGDDESVRKRWKLDPSFGQEGSLVSLMHLPYGNYSVPLVMQDQQNNVGKETLIVIVCDCEDSHSCRSKKPLSFNLGVAAIGLIVAGLLLFLLLLMLFICDCGDKQFKYLEPDEGNQTLIIYNQEGGGAACKAEPALLLSPSNGITVTDGIKMGNVQISEMSPVMMQKIENYNSSDYHMPREFHNQRDTLRSYEGQNIYSSWGSNRMSSWRGGSSRFQHTLSLRSDVRIAEQIDRKLSSIAGNDVGHPLYQPCMYTYEGRGSKCQSLDELSLSNLDEDLHFLDDLGPKFKTLGAICQQSIQEKNIQL
- the cdh26.1 gene encoding cadherin-like protein 26 isoform X1, whose product is MRIIFLILLVALVALSESDVSEQKRRFERDLLKRSKRRWVLSAINLEEEWKVKYPVGILRVFNDQTKGKNVRFQISGDGVEDGVFTIDETSGVVFAHKPVDRETKQTFHFSFDVFDKDTGKEIDKKLSIDMDVKDINDNAPTFSQKQYSATVEENTVGFLPVRLEVSDKDQENTENSIVTVSVIKQTPLQPTISVVHIQGELYQLSFEGSFNYNKAKKYKIIVQATDHGNPPLSSSAVVTLNIEDTNSLPTVELTVCSLLRRLTSGVTNLIKHVSVPALSESHVSEQKTRFKRDLLKRSKRRWVLSTISLEEEWKVKYPRELTRMFNDQTEGKNVRFQISGDGVEDGVFTIDETSGVVFAHKPVDRETTQMFHISFDVFDKDTGKEIDKKLSFDVDVKDINDNAPTFSQKQYSATVEENTVEGFLPVSLEVSDKDKEGTENSTFTVSVIKQTPLHPKIMVKQIQDQVLYQLSFEGCFDYDKAKKYEIIVQATDHGKPPLSSSAVVTLNIEDTNTHLPTFKQMHYEAHAQELTLVKEVLRIGVEDKDKPNTDAWRAKFFFIKGNDEGIYNIETDPKTNEGILSVVKTKNYDRTTLNNLEIGVKNIQDLFVCENFKAVARNSQPHPSSINITMKMIDSNDPPEFRPATTTVYNKEEEEPGKVLFTPTVYDTDSDNFRFVLVEDPAHWVAIDNKTGAITTTKNMDRESPYVDADGNYKIVIIGIDDGDPAATGTCTVFVNLRDINDNKPTLVNTSLIMCGNKVNKVVVPVRDADATPYSGPFVFSLGDDESVRKRWKLDPSFGQEGSLVSLMHLPYGNYSVPLVMQDQQNNVGKETLIVIVCDCEDSHSCRSKKPLSFNLGVAAIGLIVAGLLLFLLLLMLFICDCGDKQFKYLEPDEGNQTLIIYNQEGGGAACKAEPALLLSPSNGITVTDGIKMGNVQISEMSPVMMQKIENYNSSDYHMPREFHNQRDTLRSYEGQNIYSSWGSNRMSSWQRGGSSRFQHTLSLRSDVRIAEQIDRKLSSIAGNDVGHPLYQPCMYTYEGRGSKCQSLDELSLSNLDEDLHFLDDLGPKFKTLGAICQQSIQEKNIQL